The Saprospiraceae bacterium genome includes the window CGGAACCTTTTGGGTTTCACGCAAAGAAGCGGAACTCGCTCGGGGAACGCGCGAAGCGCCCGTACAAAGAGCAGGAACTTTAGCTACCAACACGTTGACCGATCCCTACCGACACGTTGACCGATCTCCCCAAGCAGATCTTATGTTCGTGTGGATATTTCGACAGACAGGAATGGTTAACCAAGACATTTTGGAATTCATATAATATGCCGTAACTTGCTAATAGAATCGATAGAATCGGTTGTCGAGAGATCAGAAAAATTCATTAAGGAGATTCTAATTTGAGGAAAAATTGAAAAAGGAACGCCCGCCAACATGGCATACATCGGTCATGCTCCCTAACGGTCGCACGCCGTGTATGCTGGACGTTGTAGCCAATTAGAAAAAATGAAAATCGTCATTCCAATAAAATTAATTCTGATTCTGATTATTTGTGGTTGCAATGGACAAAGCAAACAAATAGAAACAGAAATAAAAAAAGAAATTCCAACTTGGAATGATGGAGAAGTTGACCTTTTTTATAAACTAATAAAACAGAAAAGAGAACAGTTAAAGTTGAGAGATTTAGAAGAAGGGTTTGACTCTTTGCAAATTAGAATTTGGATTGATTATTCATTGATTGATTTTAGAGAGTTGTACACTTTTGAATATCAAAATAATAAATGGACGGGTGTTTACTATTTTATGCGTGCAGATTGGAATTCTAATGATTTGACAGAAACGATTACAGAGACAGAAAGAAAAATAATAAACCCGAAATCAGGATGGACAGATTTTTCAAACAAGTTGCTTGAATTAGAAATAACAGCATTGCCAAATATGAGAGATATTGAAGGATTAGTTGATGGATGGACAGATGGGACAACTTATAATGTTGAAATTGGCACAAAATCAAATTATAGATTCTACAGTTATCATTTGCCCGATAAATTCACAGAATTCTGGCAAGCTCAAAATATGGTTGAAATTCTCAAATTAATCGAAGAAGAATTTTAAGAATAAAAAAGAAAACTGGCTACAACAGAGCCTAGCCGCCAAGCTGCCCTAAACGGGCAGCCTGCGGCTAGGCGGAACGTTGGCGGGCATTAACAATATATAAAAAAAAGAGCATCAACTTGCCCACAATGAAATCTTAGGTCTGGGAATCTCGTTTTTTTCGGAGCCTTTGGGTTTCAGGCAAAGAGGGGGAACTCGCTCGGGGAACGCGCGAAGCGCCCGTACAAAGAGCAGGAACTTCAGCTACCAACACGTTGACCGATCCCTACCGACACGTTGACCGACTCAAGCAAACAGGTCTTATGCCCATGTGGATATTTCGACAGACAGGAATGGTTAACCAAGACATTTTGGAATTCATATAATATGCTGTAACTTGCTAATAGAATCGATAGAACCGGTTGTCGAGCGATCAGAAAAATTCATTAAGGAGATTCTAATTTGAGGAAAAATTGAAAAAGGAACGCCCGCCAACATGGCATACAACGGTCATGCTCCCTAACGGTCGCACGCCGTGTATGCTGGGACGTTGCCTGCAATAAAACTATATTGAATGAAATCACATGTCTATGAATATCTGTTGAATTGTGATAGCTTAAGAATTATTGAATTTCAAGATCGAACCTATTGAGAAAAAGAGTCAGTTTGTCATTTACGCAGAAAAGTAATTGAAATATGAGCAAGAAAACAAGAGAAATATGTAAATCATTTTTTCATGAAACACATTAGAACACGGAAAGGAAAACAAAGGATAAATAAATTGAGTCTGATATTATTGTGTTCAGAAATGTTCATAATTTTTGTCATTTGTATCTGTATTTCGAATATGAGTTCAGATGATGAAGAATACAAAAATAGGCGAGCTAAGGTTGGATACTTTTTTAAACCAATACAGCTATACCAAAGTGAAGAAGGACAATTATCTGCCGGAGAAGTTAGTACCTCTGATAGAGAAGCAGAAAGAATTGGATTGACAATAGGCCGATTGCGAGAACAATATAGTTGCTATAATAGATTCGGTATTCTGGTTAAGAACGTCTTTATTGAGTGTAGAGACACAAAATTGTTGATAAAAGAAGTGGAAGAATCTTATAAGGATTATTATTTCGAATTGGAGGTCGATGAAAAAGTAGATAATGTTTTGTTGAATAACCTTTTGGATTCATTAAAACACTATTCAAAAAAACGGATTGAACTGATTGTATCCAATTCGGAGAACAAAAGAATAGTTAAAACATTGCCAGATCACTTTGAATTCTAGTAAGTACTGCAGGCAACAGAGCCTAGCCGCCAAGCTGCCCTAATCGGGCAGCCTGCGGCTAGGCGGGACGTTAGGCACAATTAAAGAGAATTGAAAAACAATGAAAAGCTTAAGTATTCTTATAATATTATTTATTGGATTTTTGTTCGGATGTCAATCTAGTAACAAAAATGAAATTGTAGATCAAGAAAAAAGGCAATGTGATTGCCCTGTGGAAAACTTGCCTGAAGAAAAAATTTATTCCGATTCAACAGTTACGAAGGTATTAGAGGATGATTTATTTGATTGGAGTATTGGTGGAAAAATCAACTCAAAGATAAGAAAAGTAATTGATGCCGAAGTTCAAGCTAATTTAAGTTCAAGTGAAGATAGTTATGCAATATCGACCAAAAAGGTACTAGAAAGAATAAGTAACGATTCTCCTCAATTAATCAATAAAGCTTATTCTTTTAAATTAAGCAGGGTTTTTTATTGCGCCTATTATTCTAGACTTGATGTAGCCAATGTTAACTCCGTATCTTGAGACCAAAAATGCTGACAAACATACCTATCCCAAAAAACGACCGAGAATGGATGGCAATACTTGGCCTTGATAATGAGCTTTTTATCAAATTGTGCTTGCGTTGCAATGAAGTATACACGGAGTTAAAAGATTGTACTTATTCAGATATGTTAGTATTGAACCCCAATGGTGCAAATGCCAGGTTCAAAAAGCTTGACGATTTGATTTTCGCTGTATTGCTAATGCTGAAATCTGGAATCACTTTCGATTTATTAGGTTACTTATTTCAAATTGACCAGCCTAATGCTCATCGAAAATTTCGTGATGGATTAAATATTATTCATACAACTCTAGACATAGATGGTTACACTCCACATCGTGATTTCGAAGAAGTTGAACATTTTCATCATCAATTTAGAAAAGGAGAAACATTAATTTTAGATGGAACCGAACAACGTATTCAACGGCCGTCAGGTTCTGATATTCAGAAAGAGTTTTACAGTGGAAAGAAAAAAGGGCACACCGTAAAATCATTGATTATCAGTACATTGGATAAATATGTTCATTTTGTGAGTTATTGTTGGGTGGGCAGGGCCCATGATTTTACCGTCTTAAAGGAAGAGTTCCCACCTGAAGAATCTTGGTTTGATCCATTTGAGGTTCGAATTGATTTAGGTTATCAAGGATTTGAGAAAGAGTACCCAAACGTAAAAGTTTTTATTCCTGCCAAAAAACCAAAAGGTAGCGAATTATCAATTGAGCAAAAGAGTAATAATAAAATATTGGCAAGAGAACGTATTAAAATTGAACACGCAATCGGGGGAATGAAACGATACGATATTTTATCAAACACTTGTCGATTACATGATTGGGAAGTATATAATCAGGTTTTAGGTACAACTGCTGGCCTTTGGAACTATTTTATAACAAATTGAAAATCAGCACAATGGTAAAGTTAAAAAATTAACATTGGCTACATCAAGTCTTCTATTCTGTGTCAGGATACAACTATATCAAATAATGAGTTAAGAGTAAAAAGTTTAGAAAAGCTTGAAGACTTTCGATTAGAGACTTTTAAACTGATTAAAGAACAATCAGAAATAATTTTAAAAGAAAATACACCTGATACTAAGGTATCTATACTAGGAAACAATAACAATCCAATCGTTGGCAATGATAATGAACAAGAAAATAATAAAATTGAGACCCAGCTATACATAGAGACCCAAACAGGAGGATCCAATTTTGTCATAAACCCTAAAGTTGATGCCCCTAAACCAAGACTTGAGTTACTTGAATTTATGAACAATAACGAAATCGAGACCCGCTCAGACTCTGTTAAAGTGTACAAAAACTTGATCAGGGTTAAGCTCACTGCTCCATTTGCTGTCAGTTCATTTGATTTTAGAATTGAGGATGACTCTGTTATTGATATGAGCCCAAAGGCAAATTTCATTACTACACATGACACTCATAGGTTTAAAGAGTCTGGCAAATTTGCCTTTATTAGACTCATTAATCCGCAAAGTGGTATTTATGATTTACAAGTGGTCTCTACCGAGCCAATAAACAACATACTTAATCATTTTGAAGGACATTGGAATAATAACCTCTTTAGATTTGATAAAAAGTAACTGTGCCTAACACTGCGCCAGCGGCAATAGCCAGCAAAAGCTGGCTACTGCGCCGGCGCTAAACGTTGGCGGTCATTAAAATATATAAAAAAAAGAGCATCAACTTGCCCACAATGAAATCTTAGGTCTGGGAATCTCGTTTTTTTCGGAGCCTTTTGGGTTTCAGGCAAAGAGGGGGAACTCGCTCGGGGAACGCGCGAAGCGCCCGTACAAAGAGCAGGAACTTTAGCTACCAACACATTGACCGATCCCTACCGACACGTTGACCGATCTCCCCAAGCAGATCTTATGTTCGTGTGGAGACTTTGACAGACAGGAATGGTTAACCAAGAGATTTTGGAATTCATATAATATGGCGTAACTTGCTAATAGAATCGATAGAATCGGTTGTCGAGCGATCAGAAAAATTCATTAAGGAGATTCTAATTTGAAGAAAAATTGAAAAAGGAACGCCCGCCAACATGGCATACATCGGTCATGCTCCCTAACGGTCGCACGCCGTGTATGCTGGACGTTAGATGCAACGCCCCAATCCGAAAAACCAACCCGCAAAGGCAGCGCGCGGGTGGGGACAGCTGAGCCCTGTCGCAGAGCTTACGGGCATCAGCCGGAGCATCTAACAACTGCATATACAATCATGCTCACTAAACGTTTAGCACGAATGTATATGCGCTGGCGTTGTGAGCAAGTAAGAAAAAATGAAATCAAGAGAAAGAATAAAATTAAGCAAAGTAGAGAGGTTTAATCATTTTGGAGTTTCGATTTACTTGTTAATTCCAATTATACTATTTGTGTACCTATGGATAGAAAATCCAGGGGAAGATGAATATCTATATGGGATATTGATATTTTCAACAGCTTCAATTTTCATCTATTTGCTAAATAGAAATAGTTTGTTTTACCAGGAGTTTAAAGCAGAATTAACAGCTGAACAATTCAAAAGAGCAGCGAATGCGACAGCAACAGAATTGAATTGGAAGATAGTAAAATTAGAAGAAAATTATGTTGAAGCAATCAGATTTAGAGAACCATTTGATAATGGTAGTGTTGGAGAAAAAATAACAATCAAGAAAACGAAAGAAAAGCTTTTAATAAATAGTATAGGACTTCTTGAAGTATCACTAAAAGTACAATCGAGAAAAAGAAATCGAGAAAATGTAAATTCGTTTTTAATCAATGGAGCAAATATCTTGAAAGGAAAGAATGCAGAAGAAATAATAGTAGAAAAGCAGAAGAAAACGGAAGAAGAATTTTGGGGAGAAAAAGAATGGACAATTGGAAAAATTCTAATGCGAATTGTTGGTTATGGATTAACAATAATATTTTTGCTACTTGGTACTTTAGTAATTTATGAAGGTGAATGGGAAGGAATGTTTCCAATAATTTTAAGCATTGGAATCAGTATGAGTTACATAAAGAATGACATTCAGATTATTCTCGAGAAAAATCGAAGAAAGAAATTGAAAAAAAGTGAACCTGCTCACAACAAAACCTAGCCGCCAAGCTTCCCTAATCGGTCAGCCTGCGGCTAGGCGGGACGTTGGCGGGCATTAAAATATATAAAAAAAAGAGCATCAACTTGCCC containing:
- a CDS encoding transposase family protein codes for the protein MLTNIPIPKNDREWMAILGLDNELFIKLCLRCNEVYTELKDCTYSDMLVLNPNGANARFKKLDDLIFAVLLMLKSGITFDLLGYLFQIDQPNAHRKFRDGLNIIHTTLDIDGYTPHRDFEEVEHFHHQFRKGETLILDGTEQRIQRPSGSDIQKEFYSGKKKGHTVKSLIISTLDKYVHFVSYCWVGRAHDFTVLKEEFPPEESWFDPFEVRIDLGYQGFEKEYPNVKVFIPAKKPKGSELSIEQKSNNKILARERIKIEHAIGGMKRYDILSNTCRLHDWEVYNQVLGTTAGLWNYFITN